Within the Pseudomonadales bacterium genome, the region GTGCGTTGCAGTGCGCGCAAAAAATTGGCTGATTGCACGGTTTTTACCACCCATCTTCCTAGCCTATGCAGAAGATAGCCGACTTGCACTCTACAGCGGTCGCTCCAATATGAGCGACGCAGAAGGCGACTACCAAGACATCGCGATCTTTTATTTTTACCCCGATAGTTAACGGATAAGGTTATCTCATGAAACAACTATATTTCTTATTATTTGCCACTTTACTGCTGCAGTTTTCAGCATGCTCGCAGCAAGATGTATCGCAATATCAAGATGTAAAACCTGAGATTATTTTGCCGGAATTTTTTAATGGCAAATTAGTCGCGCATGGCATGGTGAAAAATCGAAGCGGTGAGATGATTCGCTATTTTTCTGCTGATATCGACGGCAGCTGCAATCCTCAACAATGCGCACTCGACGAACAATTTTACTTTAATGACGGCGAACTTCAGCAACGTCAATGGTTGCTGAAGAAAGCCAAAGACGAATCCGGCGAATACTGGATTGCAACGGCTAACGATGTCATTGGTGAGCATAAGCTTCGCACCGCGGGTAACGCCATTGCCATGCAATACGTACTGCGCCTGCAGCTTGATGATGGCGAAATTGATATTAATGTTGATGACCGCATGTACCTGATAGCCCCTAATCGACTGATTAACGAATCAACCTTCACTAAATTTGGCTTTGAAGTAGGCTCGGTCAGCCTGATGATAGAAAAACTTCCTTAATGCGCATTTAAGCAAAATCCTCTATCATAGCTGACCTTGCAAACCCACACGAGATTCTGCTATGAGCCAGGCGCTTTTAGAGGCTAAACAACTTGCACAGCTAATTGATAACGGTGATCAAAAGCCACTTGTTGTTGCTTTGCTCAGTGCGCAAGACTTTGCCAATGGCCATATCCCTCACTCAGTGGCGTTTGAGCCAAGCCTGCTCTCCTCGCAGCAAAAGCCTGCAGCTGGCCAGCTTCCAGCAACCGAAAGTCTGGTTCATGCATTGCAAGATATTGGCTTACCGAGTGATAAAGCTTGCCACATTGTTGCCTATGACAATGCCGGCGGTTCGCTTGCGGGACGCTTTATCTGGACTCTGGCGCTTTTTGGTTACCACAATACAGCACTTTTAGATGGCGGCCTTAAAAGCTGGCAGCGTGCACAACTCAGCCTCAGCACAGGCCAATTGGCAGTCACGCCAAGCTCACTAGAGTTAACCCTAGACTCTCGCTTTATTGCCGACAAAAGCGAGGTACTCGCTAGCATTCCAGAGCAAGATAGCATTATCTGGGATGCCAGAAGCGCTGAAGAATACCGGGGTGAAAAAGTGCTCGCGGCCAGAGGTGGCCATATACCAGGCGCCATCTCACATGACTGGCTGCTACTGCAGGATGCGCAAGAATGCTTAAAACCGCTCGAGCAAATTCGAGCAGAATTAGCCCAAAAGGGCATTGACGCTAACAAGCAGATTATTACTCATTGCCAAACCCATCGTCGCTCAGGCCTAAGCTGGTTTGTCGCCTATAAGCTATTAGGCTTTGACCATGTAAAAGCCTACCCTGGCTCATGGTCAGAATGGGGCAATGATGCAACGCTGCCAATTGAAGCGCCGTAAACGCTATACCATATATTAAGGCTCCCCATGCTTTCAGAAAAAAACTTTGCCCGCTTACAGTCAATCATCCCGCAGCATTTATTATCTCGCGGCATTGCCAAACTGGCGGATTCACAAATACCTTGGATCAAAAACACATTTATCCAGTGGTTTGTGAAGCATTATCAAGTTGACCTGTCAGAAGCAAAGATTGAGACCGCTCGTG harbors:
- a CDS encoding sulfurtransferase, giving the protein MSQALLEAKQLAQLIDNGDQKPLVVALLSAQDFANGHIPHSVAFEPSLLSSQQKPAAGQLPATESLVHALQDIGLPSDKACHIVAYDNAGGSLAGRFIWTLALFGYHNTALLDGGLKSWQRAQLSLSTGQLAVTPSSLELTLDSRFIADKSEVLASIPEQDSIIWDARSAEEYRGEKVLAARGGHIPGAISHDWLLLQDAQECLKPLEQIRAELAQKGIDANKQIITHCQTHRRSGLSWFVAYKLLGFDHVKAYPGSWSEWGNDATLPIEAP
- a CDS encoding DUF3833 domain-containing protein, giving the protein MKQLYFLLFATLLLQFSACSQQDVSQYQDVKPEIILPEFFNGKLVAHGMVKNRSGEMIRYFSADIDGSCNPQQCALDEQFYFNDGELQQRQWLLKKAKDESGEYWIATANDVIGEHKLRTAGNAIAMQYVLRLQLDDGEIDINVDDRMYLIAPNRLINESTFTKFGFEVGSVSLMIEKLP